DNA sequence from the Pseudoliparis swirei isolate HS2019 ecotype Mariana Trench chromosome 6, NWPU_hadal_v1, whole genome shotgun sequence genome:
CGGGGATTGTATTGAAGCTATTGACTCTCGgtaaaaacatgaaagaaaatgtttaaaaaaaaacacattttacattaaaaaggAACAATTAGGCAGACAATATAACTGTCAGGTTTGTTTACAGTATTTTaacattgttattgttgtgtcaGATCACGTCCAAGGGGAACAACAAGCCGTCAGAGAGCAGGTTCCCCTCGGTTCGCTCGGAGAGCACGAAGAGGAAGATCTGTGAGTATCGTGGCGTTTAGCTCCTCCTTTGAGGAACAGCTGTTGACCAACAACATCAGAATTggaataaacatttttattattatctaaaACACAGCGATGAAAACAACAgcgtctgagggggggggggggggcacaggaggaaccagaaccagaaccaggagtgGTGCAGAAGTCCATCCCTGCTGCAGTGAAGTGTTTTCGAAAAGTGGCACTACCGGCTGTGTCCACAGGGGTCGCCAGAATCAACTCAAAGCTAAAGTTCCTCGTAGTTTAAATAGATGGAAGATTTGCTTTAGTCCTTTGTTTACGGCGCATCGACGTCATGAGAAATACACAAAATCTCGTTATTCTCTtgacattattatttaatattaattccACTGAAGCACCTCGACAGTGAGACGAACTGCAGGCTGTGAAGAACCAGAACCGATGGACATTTTTCCAAATGATTGtacatttgttatttatttccggCTGCAGGTTGTGTGTTTACGCTTCTTCCTCCGTCTTCTTTCCCCGCCCCCCAGCTGACTTTGAGTTGGCTCAGCTGCAGGACAAACTGAGGGAGACGGAGCTGGTGATGGAGAACATCGTCAACCACAGTCCCGACAGGTGAGGAGTCACCTCCTCCGTCAGCCGCATCACTTTTAACGCTTTTAAATTTAAGGTGGAAACGTCTTCACGTCGTTTAGGTTtcggtgtttttcttcttttcgtgtTTCAGGGTGGAGGGCGTGACGGCGGACCAGGAGGAGAGTCTCCTGCAGCAGCTGACGGAGATCACCCGCGTGATGCAGGAGGGCCAGCTAGTGGACCGCATGGCGCCGGAGGAGAAGACCCGGGAGGACTGGGAaggtgagaggaggcggagcttccctCGGCTTTAAACTCGACTCTAAGCCACCgggaatgtttcttaaagctggaGAGGCGGCGGAGCTACACAACGCACATTTAAGCTTCAAGCCTCAAATCACAGAAGTGATGGGcccataaaataaacaaaataaataaataaacaaaataaacaaaataaaatgaataaaataaataaaataaataaataaattaaattaaatacattaaattaaatacatacattaaatacatacattaagtaaataaattaaataaatagtcCGACGTCCCTCTCTCGCCTTCGACATCCCATCACCCTATGATTCACATTCTCAAAGAGAAAAATAACTGGTTTACAACTATTATATTTTCAATTATAATACCGGTAAATAATacgaatattaaaaaaaatgcagaaacacAAAAGTCACATGTTTAAATCACTGTCAGATATAATTGATTACAGAACCAGCTAACATTGTTCATTTTATTAAAATCACATTAGCTCTCGCAGTACTTCTTGTTTTAAAGTCACCATCACGTcatacaattaattaattaatattctttatGTTTAATCAGAAAGAACCTAGAACATTgatttgattgtttatttttagAAATGTTTTTGGGAGTGAACCCAACATGATGGAGACTAATTGGAGATTATTATAGTTTCCAATGAGCCTAAAGTTAATATTTTCGGTTCCTGTGGGagaaaacctgagcaccaggagTCGAGCCACGCAGACAGTcctaatatttaataaatgtctCCTTATGTTCCCCCTCATGTCCTGCAGATTACCCCGAGGAGCCTCCGGAGCCGCCGTGGGAACGCtcccgctgctgctgccagcACGGCgagcagcaccaccaccacgggCCGGAGAGCACGCGGGCAGACGGAGACGACcccgagggagagggagagggagagggaggaggaggaggaggaggaggaggaggagcaggagcaggagctcCTGACCCGAGCGAAGAGATGGAATCCGAGGAGGCCGCCGTGGAGACGGGCGTCCCCGAGGACGGCCTGGCCGGGgtcctggaggagctggagctcaCGCTGAAGATGACGTCGGCGAAGGCGGAGGACCTCAGCGGGGCGGCGGAGGTGGGAGCTTCCTGCGGCGCCGTCCGgcggaggaacaagaggaggagagcgaagAAGGCGGCGCACTGAGGCCCGGCGCGGTGGCCCTTGAGGACTCTTGAACATGCGCTCCGTGTTTTGATCCGTTTCTCGAATCAGTTTCATAAGATCAAAATCAGCTTCGTCCTCCAGCCAGTGGAGGAAAGTTAAAACATGACAcgtaaatatttaatttataaagcTCCCTCAATCACATCCACACCATCAGCctgcatatatttataattatgttTAACTTTAGATGTCCagtatatattatgtttttctttcctctaaaatgtttcattctgtttttaataattataaaCGACCAGCAGACGAGACGAGGCCTAcagattaaatgtttaaaaaaataaacactgaAGACATGTGATGTCAGAGCGAATAgaaagtatttatttaaagttttttcttcattttagtGTTAAATAACAGATTTATGATTTTATCCAGCAGACCAGATGTAACCGTGTCCTCTTTTAACTCTTTCATGTCGCAGATGaacttatttttaaatgaaataatgataTTAATGCACTGCCGTGATTTTAAGAAATGGTGacgtaaaaataataaaataaaaagctgtgCGTCTTCCCGTCAAGAAATAATGTGTTCTTCTGTTTCGAAATTGTTTAAAAACCTTTTGTGTTCTTAATAAGATTTTTACTTTTAGATATAAactgaattatttatttacccTTGAAACAAAAAGGCACAAAGGCACACGGGCAGACCAGTGACTAAAACACTGGAGAAGCTCAATGAAATGTTCCGGGTTCGTAGCTTAGAGATTCTTCCGGATCTAAACTCTTGGAATGAAGCCGTCAGCACAACTCAGAAAAAAGAGTTTATTTCTTGAATAATCGACATTTTGCTCGTACAAAAGCGACATCGACGTTGGCGAGATGTTTTGGATCGACGAGGCGTCACGACGATCGACGAGGCGTCAcgacagcctccccccccccccccgagggttTACTGTGGAGCGGTGCAGTGTCAGGTGGGTGGGTGACTCCCCCCTGGTGACAGGAAGTGGGCCTCCTCAGTGTTCCATTGGCTCGTCGGGGACCTCTGGACCCGCGGCGGCGGGTTCATCTGCAGGCGGGATGACCTGACGCACACAAGAGGGATGTTTAGAGCGCAAACATcagggaacaacaacaacaaatatatatatacacacacactactgtttaaaagtttggggtcgcccagacaatttagtgttttccatgaactcacttttatttatcaaattaatataaaatctagtcaagacattgacaaggttataaataacgattttttatttgagatattaatgttcttcttgtggctcaaaggaaggccagttttagagcttctctcagcagcataactgttttcagctgcgctcacattaaaagggtttctacccctccgctagtcttctcaggcgataacacaatgtaccacaagaacactggagatgggcctctacacacctctgtagagacttcattacacaccagagaatagtcatctacacattaactatgtagagaggatttatgattcatttaatgtgatcttcattgaaaaatgaGGACATTTTCTAAgtttatcttttcttttgctAAGTGAGCCTCGACTTTTGAACCGGAGTGTTTCTTTTCTAAAGTGTTAAAAGAGATGCATCTCTGAAACTACACTTCTAAACTCGTGAGCAAAACAAAGCATggaaatcttttcttttttttcctgcacaTGCGCACAGCTATCTGCCCCCACAACGTGAGAACATGTCATAACGGTACGAGTCTGAACCGACCAAGATGTGACCCACAAGCACATCTGTGTGTTCAGAAGACACACATCTCTaaccgtgaggaagaggaggaggaggaggataacggCTCTCTTGGTACCTTTCTCTGTGGCCTCTCTTCGAGTCCCTCCAGGAACGGGGcgacgtcgtcgtcgtcgtagATGACGAACTCCATGTCCTTACCCACAATGCCGATGGAGACATTctgaaaggaagaaagagacagaagatCAGGGTTCTTACCCATTTTgacgatggatttccaggactttaaaacaaatgtccatgaccaaactgaaatctcggtataaacataaaaaatgtagaacactttgcgtattgagagcggacgccggcttatatattgagcgtctttctttaaaaaatatatgaattatttcaaactcggcctaaatgaacacgtgattataacaaatttccaggacttttccaaaacttttatgattcaagttttttccatgacttttccaggcctggaaatgaccattttaaaattccatgacttttccaggttttccatgaccgtacgaaccctgatagaTGCCTGTGTACATATGAGAAGATGACaacatcaggggggggggggtaccttgGTGGTGAGGTCCTGCTCCGCGGGGAGAGTTTCTCTGAGGGCGCGCAGGCCGTGCTGGACCAGGTCGTTCATATTagctgaaaacaacaacaacaacaacaacgctttCTTGAATTCAAGAACTTCCAGGTGAGGGCGACGCGGCgagggggtccaggtcttgACGGACAAGAGGAATAAAAGACGTCAAAAGGAGAAGTCGGCGGTCTTACAGTCGGCGAACTTGTCCATGGACCTCTCCAGGTAGGTGCGGGCGGACTGGGAGCGCGCCCCGATGGACATCGCCTTGCAGTCAAAGTAGTTGGCCGACGGGCAGGTCTGGAAGATGTGAGGTCCCATGTcctggaggagggggcggggcaacaCGGTCAGAGCGCACGGATATAAATCAAACCTACGCGGACGCCACTCCGATCATCACGACACTCACGTCGAAGCCGGCGACGAGGAGCCCGACGCCGTAGGGCCGCCTCCCGTAGCGCTGCGTGGGGATCTGGGTTTCTGGAGCGGCGGTTCAGGATCACAAATCATTTCACTCATTACAACTTGTGACAAAGACGAGTATTTGTGTCACTTTGCTCGAGGATACTGCTGCCGATGAGGGAGACGAGGCGGGACGCGGGGAGGGGCCGGTCGAACACGAACCGCGAGTCCAGGCACTCCTGGCGCATGAAGTTACTGCGGAAGACGAGATTCACGGTCGTTCGCGACGAGGAAGGTGGATAAAATGGCGACGTTGAGACGACGGAGAGGCGGCCGCGACTCACCAGAGCAGCCGGGCGTCGGCGGTCAGTCCGGCGATGGAGACGCCGATGTGGTTGTCCACGTGGAGGATCTTCTTCTGGTGGGCGGCCAGTTCAGACTGGGCTCTCTGAGGAGGCACGAGACCATCAGGCACCGACTAACGCTCGtccttatacatatatatatattttatatatatatataataacacgCTATACGATACATTTAAATGCTCCATTAAGTGGAGGATCACACTTTTACCCGGCGTGGGAAAGTCAGCAGGGTAAAGCTGCTCCTCAGAAGTATAACgctgcccctgatgtcactagaggggcaGAACATGCCGCATAATGTAGATCATTTAATaacgttttgttttattgtcctATCTGTGTTGCCTCTACTAGgtacacacataaaaaaatcaatataataaaaaagaaataaagaaatacattttaattgttaatagttgtttaaaaaaacgtaaaaacaataaataaccacaaataaataagaataaaattgaatatgattgtatgatttatgttttttgttaacATTTTGTTTAATTGTTGCCAATTTTTAtaacaattgctcatatcctgtaagcctaaataagtattttttttaacaaaggttacatgttgttaccttcgcattgaaaatgcagaaggtaatgttttgatcgccgtgtatttatttatttatttgtatgcgtgttactcgcataactcaaaaagtattaaaccgaatcgcatgaaatttggtgggatgattggttattagaccatttgattagattttgggatcgatagggtcaaaggtcaaggtcatgaaaaggtcaaaatcttctttttaccatagcgcggtcaatttctatccaattggcaactaatgccaaaatgttcataattcaatccccaatcttgtgatatgagaaggtatgcgctctaccgagtgcccgttctagtttcacatGTTATTTTCCCCCAATTTAATTGTAAATGCCCCTGgagttcagtcagtgggggaagaactgccccctaaaaaaatatctaaatgtCTCCCCTGCTTTCACCCTTTATGctttccaaaaaataaataaaaagggcaACAAGACTGAAGTCTGACTTTAGGCTCAAAACATGACGTAAATGTGGTAAACCCGTCGGCGTCTGGAGGGcgtccgccgccgccacgcGTCGTACCTTCAGAGCGACCAGGACGGCGTGGGATTTGGACTTGAGCCCGACGGTGGCCGAGCCCTGCTTCACGGCCTCCATGGCGTACTCGATCTGGTGGATGCGGCCCTGCACGACACGAGCGCCAAATATTTTCGATAATTTCCATAGTTTTCCTATTTAAGGATTAAATAATTTAGCTGCTTCAGAAATAATTTTAAATACAAGTCCATTATTCAATTAATAGCGTCACAACCAGGACTGAAGCAGAATAAACCCGACAGTCATAGTTTAATGATTCATCTCCACGTCGTTGAGGCGACTCACCTGCGGGCTCCACACCGTCACGTCGTTGTCGTACTGGTTGCGGAACTAAAGAAACAGATTTAAAAATACACGCCATCATTTGacattcagaataaaagccGGTACAGAAACACACCGAGCCGAGCTCACGTAGTCGCCTTGCATCGCCACGGTTGCCGAGGTAACGACGACGCGAGCCTCGGCCGCTTCCCAGACGAAGGTTTTCAATTTCTACCACGACTGAATAATGGAGAAGCCGAATGCTGAGCTCAGCCAATCGGAGGCGAGCAGCAACGCGTGACTAATACGTGGAGCGACACGGGGGTCACGTTAAAGTCCTCCTGCGGCTGCCATCTGCACCGccggcttgtgtgtgtgtgtgtgtgtgtgtgtgtgtgtgtgtgcgtatacgAATCCTTGTCAAATGTGTTAAAAAGAGACTTCTTGAAACACTTTAAGATTAAGAAACTAAAAATGGTTAAATATTGGGAAATGATCCGCATGTCAGCGTCACACTCTTTGtataaattaaaacacacactttataaTAATCTGTTGTGTTTTAAGAAGTCTCTTTTGAACACATTTGACAAGgattcgtacacacacacacacacacacacacacacacacacacacacacacacacacacacacacacacacacagagagacacacacacacagagagagagagacagacagacagacagacagagagacagagagagagacacacagacagagagagagagacagacagacagagagagacagagagagagagagacagagagagagagagacagagagagagacagagagagagagagagacagacagagagagacagagagagagacacacagacagagagagagagagagacagacagacagagacagagagagagacacacacacagacagagagagacagagagagagacacacacacagacagagagagagacacagacagagagagagacacagacagagagagagagagagacatagagagacagacagagagagagagacagagagagagagacacacagacagagagagacagagagagagacagagagagagagacagacagagagagagacacagacagagagagagagagagacatagacagagagagagacagagagagagagacagacagacacagacagagagagagagacacagacagagagagagacagagagagagagacacagacagacagagagagagacacagagagagagagagacacacacacagacagagagagagagacatagagagagagagacacagagagagagacagagagacacacacacacacacacgttttaagAAGTCTCTTTTCAACACATTTGACAGGGACTCGTGTGCAGACGTCAGTTGGGCTTTTAGcttcatgtataatatatgttacgGTGTTTTTGTTCTACTTTGAGGATATTAAACTAGATGGACTCGTCCTCGATGCTCAGTGTGACGTCACCTCCCAGTCTGAGTCCCGATAGAAACGCTTTGTGACGTCAGTTGGGCTTTAGTGACATTAACAACAACTAAAGTTCAATGTGTTGCATCCACAGAATGAGTTACAAGTGACGGAAAACAAACGAAAGTAAAAAAAGACGCGATGACTTGATTTCTCGGCTAACGGCTGCTAGCTGCTCGGCGTTAGCCGGCTAACCGGAGAAATTACCGGTTAAATCCTCCGTTGTGTCTCGGGCCGCTCACCGTAAACGTACTGGGTCATTAAAACGTTGTTTTTCGTGAAATGATGCAATATAAACGTGAAGCCTTAACGCGGTTCTGTGGCACGTCATTCAGCCGGAGTCGGTGCAGCTAACGTTAGCGGCTAGCGGTGTTTTGCTTACTCACAGAGCAGCCAGAGCTAGCGAGCTAACGATCGATCGGTGGGTAAACGAACCGCGTTTCCTAGGTTTTTATGATAAATTACGCAACACGAACACGCTGCGCGGCTTATTCACTGCGTCGATGTGTCATCTGTATGACGTGAAATAGATGAATTCAATTAAAATAATAGTTAGACTCACCATCTTTGCTTCAGAAAGCGTCTCCTCCGCCTGCACCGGGATCAGAACTTGATTTATTTTCCTGGATGTGACGTCAGGGAAAGAAGCAGAGCCCCGATTGAAAATCAGTGATCGATCGAGGAAAGTTGTGGctgccagtaaaaaaaaaaaaaaagacacaaaacaataaagtaATTTTATTCTAGGAATTCAAAAGGATATGtatacaattatttatatatatatatatatttattattaattaatttgtttcattctatatatatatatatatacacaactatATATGTaagttatgtatatatatatatatatacacaactatatatttaaatatatataatggtataaatatattaaagtacGACAAtatgtaatttaaataaaacatataaataaataattactgtaatatacaatttaaataaaacatatactcatatataaataatactatatatatattacataaacaATAAAGATAATACATGCAACTAAACCcttataaattaatttaaaagaaaatacgCTCTTTAGAAACAACAATGATTTCACAatgttatgttattatataatgatgaacaaatatgttttttgtaACAATGGTTGAATAGAACTgccaataaaaaagaaatattggtgagttattttcattcattcattatttattgtcattatttattattttttattcttttctgcACTGTCCTGAAAGGCGTAATGTGTGTGCttcgccactagggggcagcaatAAATTAGAAGTAGACACTAGTTTGTCATTTGCTTGTGGACATTGCCATGAAACACACATTTCTGTTCCAGAGACATGAAGTTGGCTATTTAATACttgaatgtaaatatatttctatatatctaatataatgTATCTAATATAATTTATAGAGAATTGAgattaaaatcattaaaaaagtaGACTTTAAATCTAATGGCAGACAACACCAAAGCGATGGTCAGGTCCATAATCACTAACCAAGTTTAGTTAAGTTCAATTAATTTATGTTGTCATTTCAACTTGAAACAGACTGAAACTATAAAACTGCGATGCCCCACTTGTTGTTGTATATTACATCAAACTGAACAGCTCCACAGGTGGACAGATGCCGACAGGTGAGCCCGTAATAAATGACGTCTTCCATACGCAATAATACGGTCGACGGGTTCTCGGCTATCCTGCTATCTCAAATTGAAAAATATAAGTAGTCATCATTTCTCAGGTGGACTCAGTCAGAGAAATGCTccgtttcctctttcctctcacaTCCTGTTCAATCTTAGTTTTAAT
Encoded proteins:
- the ric3b gene encoding protein RIC-3b, encoding MSMSTFQKVTLATCLVLCVGLLLPKMLLSGGRKDAAHDSGRFPSMMQRQAAPEGRGQRAAGSRAHGTEAVSRAKGAGTGVGTGGKSNLAGQIIPVYGFGILLYILYILFKITSKGNNKPSESRFPSVRSESTKRKISDFELAQLQDKLRETELVMENIVNHSPDRVEGVTADQEESLLQQLTEITRVMQEGQLVDRMAPEEKTREDWEDYPEEPPEPPWERSRCCCQHGEQHHHHGPESTRADGDDPEGEGEGEGGGGGGGGGGAGAGAPDPSEEMESEEAAVETGVPEDGLAGVLEELELTLKMTSAKAEDLSGAAEVGASCGAVRRRNKRRRAKKAAH
- the psma1 gene encoding proteasome subunit alpha type-1; protein product: MFRNQYDNDVTVWSPQGRIHQIEYAMEAVKQGSATVGLKSKSHAVLVALKRAQSELAAHQKKILHVDNHIGVSIAGLTADARLLCNFMRQECLDSRFVFDRPLPASRLVSLIGSKTQIPTQRYGRRPYGVGLLVAGFDDMGPHIFQTCPSANYFDCKAMSIGARSQSARTYLERSMDKFADSNMNDLVQHGLRALRETLPAEQDLTTKNVSIGIVGKDMEFVIYDDDDVAPFLEGLEERPQRKVIPPADEPAAAGPEVPDEPMEH